A genomic stretch from Prionailurus bengalensis isolate Pbe53 chromosome E2, Fcat_Pben_1.1_paternal_pri, whole genome shotgun sequence includes:
- the LOC122494804 gene encoding vomeronasal type-1 receptor 4-like — protein sequence MAKWDLAIGLIFLTQTTVGILGNFSLLCHYIILSFTEYRWKSTDFIHKHLIVANFLALLCKGVPQTMAAFGQKHFLSDIGCKLLSLLHRVGRGVSIGSICILSVYQAVTISPGNSRWAELKVKAPKYLSPSIFLCWVLQTLVNIIFPMYLTSTLSDKNITNRKDFGYCSSVRHDKTSDSLYGLLLSFPDVLCLGLMLWASSSMVFILYRHKQQVQHIRRTNASSASSPESRATKTILLLVSTFVYCYTLSSIFQVVLSVYDNPSLIFVSVAAAVSECFPSVSPFLLMSHNSKVPRLWFAWRRNIRSPCLQKNM from the coding sequence ATGGCCAAATGGGATTTGGCCATCGGCCTGATCTTCTTAACACAGACTACTGTTGGAATCCTGGGCAATTTCTCACTTCTTTGTCATTATATCATCCTTTCCTTCACCGAGTACAGGTGGAAGTCCACAGATTTCATTCATAAGCACCTGATTGTAGCCAACTTCTTAGCCCTACTCTGCAAAGGAGTCCCCCAGACCATGGCAGCATTTGGGCAGAAACATTTCCTCAGTGACATTGGATGCaaacttctttcccttcttcacagagtggggaggggagtgtcCATTGGTAGCATCTGCATCTTGAGCGTCTACCAGGCCGTCACCATCAGCCCTGGGAACTCCAGGTGGGCAGAGCTTAAAGTTAAAGCGCCCAAATACCTTTCCCCCTCTATTTTCCTGTGTTGGGTCCTGCAAACGCTGGTGAATATCATTTTCCCTATGTACTTAACGAGCACATTGAGTGATAAGAACATCACAAACAGAAAGGATTTTGGATACTGTTCTTCGGTTCGTCATGACAAAACTAGTGACTCACTGTATGGACTGTTGTTATCATTCCCCGATGTGTTATGTCTGGGGCTCATGCTCTGGGCCAGCAGCTCCATGGTTTTCATCCTGTACAGGCACAAGCAGCAGGTCCAACATATTCGAAGAAccaatgcttcttctgcatcctcCCCGGAATCCAGAGCCACCAAAACCATCCTTCTCCTGGTGAGCACCTTTGTCTATTGTTACACCCTCTCCTCCATTTTTCAAGTTGTTTTGAGTGTTTATGATAATCCCAGCTTGATATTCGTAAGTGTCGCTGCAGCTGTGTCTGAGTGTTTCCCATCTGTCAGTCCGTTTCTGCTCATGAGCCACAACTCCAAGGTACCCAGGCTCTGGTTTGCCTGGAGAAGGAATATAAGATCTCCTTGTCTTCAGAAAAACATGTAG